The following are encoded in a window of Risungbinella massiliensis genomic DNA:
- the leuS gene encoding leucine--tRNA ligase: MMREYVHQEIESKWQKVWDEQKLYQTDQDPKKPKYYALEQFPYPSGDGLHMGHVRVYSIGDVVARFRRMNGYRVLHPMGADAFGLPAENAAIQRGVNPREWTVNNMKKIRKEQALLGTSYDWDRYVGSCLPDYYQMNQWLFLLFYERGLAYRKKASVNWCPSCATVLANEQVEDGKCWRCDSEVTKKELEQWFLRITDYAERLLTGLDELPGWPDRVRAMQRNWIGKSVGAHVTFTLPEHEEKITVFTTRPDTLYGVSYMVVAPEHPLVPQLIQGYENQHDIEQFIEEMRKQTEIERTATDVEKVGYFTGSYAVHPLTGEQVPIWVANYVLMDYGTGAVMGVPAHDERDFEFAKKYDLPIRVVIQPAAGEELALPLTAAYTEDGRIVNSGKYDGMPNRQVLQQIAEDLAKEGYGGATVNYRLRDWLISRQRYWGTPIPMIYCDHCGTVPVPKEQLPVVLPEDVVFDGKRNPLTTSESFVHTDCPSCGRTARRETDTMDTFVDSSWYYLRFTDAHNSEIPFTPEKANDWMQVDEYIGGIEHAVLHLLYSRFFTKVLYDAGMVNVEEPFASLLTQGMVLKDGSKMSKSKGNVVSPLEIIDRYGADTARLFILFAAPPERDLDWSDSGVEGSYRFLNRVWRLVMQHQELFGKKLTPGELNSESKELRRLLHHTIQKVTYEIGERNHFNTAVSSIMELVNGINQMGEQADPAIVQEALESLVILLAPFVPHVTEELWHEMGKDGSIHLVRWPEYDASALVLDEVEIVVQVNGKVREKLMISTSADRKAIEEQALSNSKVQAQLEGKTVRKVIVVPNKLVNIVAN; encoded by the coding sequence ATGATGAGAGAATATGTACATCAAGAGATTGAAAGTAAGTGGCAAAAGGTTTGGGATGAGCAAAAACTATATCAGACTGATCAGGACCCAAAGAAGCCAAAGTATTATGCACTGGAACAGTTTCCATATCCATCTGGAGATGGTTTGCATATGGGACATGTGCGTGTTTATTCAATTGGCGATGTGGTAGCTCGTTTTCGCCGTATGAATGGATATCGGGTACTTCACCCTATGGGAGCAGACGCATTTGGTCTTCCCGCTGAAAATGCCGCTATCCAGCGTGGAGTGAATCCACGTGAATGGACAGTGAATAACATGAAAAAGATCCGTAAAGAACAGGCGCTATTAGGTACTTCCTATGATTGGGATCGCTATGTAGGTTCTTGTCTGCCAGATTATTATCAAATGAATCAGTGGCTCTTTTTGTTGTTCTATGAAAGAGGACTAGCATATCGTAAAAAAGCATCCGTTAACTGGTGCCCTAGTTGTGCAACAGTACTAGCTAATGAACAAGTAGAGGACGGAAAATGCTGGCGTTGTGATTCAGAAGTAACCAAAAAAGAATTAGAGCAGTGGTTTTTGCGAATTACGGACTATGCAGAACGTCTTTTGACTGGGCTAGATGAATTGCCAGGCTGGCCTGATCGAGTACGAGCAATGCAACGTAACTGGATCGGGAAAAGTGTAGGAGCACATGTAACATTCACTTTGCCAGAACATGAAGAAAAGATCACTGTCTTTACCACACGTCCTGATACCTTGTATGGAGTAAGCTACATGGTGGTTGCACCAGAGCATCCATTGGTACCACAACTGATCCAAGGCTACGAGAATCAACATGACATTGAGCAGTTTATTGAGGAGATGCGCAAACAGACGGAGATTGAACGTACCGCTACCGATGTAGAAAAAGTAGGTTACTTCACTGGTTCTTATGCAGTTCACCCATTGACAGGCGAACAAGTACCAATTTGGGTGGCCAACTATGTTTTGATGGATTATGGTACTGGTGCAGTCATGGGTGTTCCAGCCCATGATGAGCGCGACTTTGAATTTGCCAAGAAGTATGACTTGCCGATTCGTGTCGTCATTCAACCAGCAGCAGGGGAAGAGCTTGCCCTGCCACTTACCGCTGCGTATACCGAAGATGGACGAATAGTCAACTCTGGTAAATATGACGGAATGCCAAATCGCCAAGTGTTGCAACAAATTGCCGAAGATCTAGCCAAGGAGGGGTATGGAGGAGCTACTGTCAACTACCGTTTGCGTGACTGGTTGATTTCTCGTCAACGTTATTGGGGTACTCCTATTCCGATGATCTATTGCGATCATTGTGGCACAGTACCAGTTCCAAAAGAGCAACTGCCCGTTGTGTTGCCGGAAGATGTTGTTTTCGATGGCAAACGGAATCCGTTGACTACCTCTGAATCTTTCGTTCATACCGATTGCCCTTCTTGTGGGAGAACAGCTCGTCGTGAGACTGATACGATGGACACTTTTGTAGACTCTTCATGGTATTATTTGCGTTTTACGGATGCACACAACAGCGAGATACCTTTTACACCAGAGAAAGCAAATGACTGGATGCAAGTAGATGAATATATCGGAGGAATTGAGCATGCAGTCTTGCATTTGCTTTATTCTCGATTCTTCACCAAAGTACTTTATGATGCAGGTATGGTAAATGTAGAAGAGCCATTTGCAAGCCTTTTGACCCAAGGGATGGTACTCAAAGATGGAAGCAAAATGTCTAAATCCAAAGGAAATGTGGTAAGCCCATTAGAGATTATTGACCGATATGGTGCAGACACTGCCCGTCTCTTTATCCTGTTTGCGGCACCACCTGAGCGTGATTTGGACTGGAGCGATTCTGGTGTGGAAGGTAGTTATCGTTTCCTAAACCGGGTATGGCGCTTGGTTATGCAACATCAAGAACTATTTGGGAAAAAGCTTACTCCAGGCGAACTAAATAGTGAATCCAAAGAGCTTCGTCGACTCTTGCATCATACTATCCAGAAAGTGACCTATGAGATCGGCGAACGGAATCATTTTAACACAGCGGTAAGTTCGATCATGGAATTAGTCAATGGTATCAACCAAATGGGCGAACAAGCAGATCCAGCAATTGTTCAAGAAGCATTGGAATCTTTGGTAATCCTTCTGGCACCATTTGTACCTCATGTTACGGAAGAACTGTGGCATGAAATGGGGAAAGATGGTAGCATCCATCTGGTTCGTTGGCCAGAATATGATGCATCTGCTCTTGTTTTAGATGAAGTAGAGATTGTGGTTCAGGTCAATGGCAAAGTTCGAGAGAAGTTGATGATCTCGACAAGTGCTGATCGAAAAGCGATAGAAGAGCAAGCTCTGAGTAACAGCAAGGTCCAAGCGCAGCTAGAAGGGAAGACAGTTCGTAAAGTAATTGTGGTTCCAAATAAATTGGTAAACATCGTAGCAAATTAA
- a CDS encoding ComEA family DNA-binding protein, with amino-acid sequence MFAFEWTPREKWIATIAGGLLIILGILFWAGQEEDIRSSQMQPYASTKQTTKSVPTEGSLSKENEKGAEHQVVIDVKGAVQRPGIYTMTAPVRIYQVIQQAGGVIPDGDTSSLNLAEQAVDGTVLYVPRKGETPPDMAGSQNSSNKNSQKININTATAEELDKLNGLGPSKANAIVEYRKEHGKFRTMEDLTQVPGIGEKTIEQFRDQVEVK; translated from the coding sequence GTGTTTGCATTTGAATGGACCCCACGTGAAAAATGGATCGCTACCATCGCAGGAGGTCTTTTAATCATTTTGGGAATCTTGTTTTGGGCAGGTCAGGAGGAAGACATTCGTTCTTCGCAGATGCAACCTTATGCATCTACCAAACAGACAACGAAATCAGTGCCAACAGAAGGTAGTCTTTCCAAGGAAAATGAAAAAGGGGCAGAGCATCAAGTGGTGATTGATGTGAAGGGAGCAGTACAGCGTCCAGGGATCTATACCATGACTGCTCCCGTTCGAATTTATCAAGTAATTCAACAAGCAGGGGGAGTAATACCAGATGGAGATACTAGTAGTCTAAATTTAGCGGAGCAAGCGGTAGATGGTACGGTTCTATATGTTCCTCGAAAAGGAGAAACTCCCCCAGATATGGCTGGAAGCCAAAATTCGAGTAACAAAAACAGCCAAAAAATAAATATCAATACAGCAACTGCAGAAGAGTTAGATAAACTAAATGGACTAGGCCCCTCTAAAGCTAATGCGATAGTAGAGTACAGAAAAGAACATGGTAAGTTTCGGACAATGGAGGATCTAACTCAAGTACCTGGTATTGGAGAAAAGACGATCGAGCAGTTTCGAGATCAAGTCGAGGTGAAGTAA
- a CDS encoding ornithine--oxo-acid transaminase, with product MSQNKAIIDLTDHYGARNYHPLPIVITRGEGVWVEDADGKRYMDMLSAYSALNHGHRHPRLIQALKEQADKITLTSRAFHNEQLGTFYEKVSAITGKQMVLPMNTGAEAVETAIKAVRRWAYEKKRIPENQAEIIVCEDNFHGRTITAVSLSSNPEYQRGFGPLTPGFRVVPYGDLTALREAINPHTAAFLLEPIQGEAGVIIPPTGYLRDAHQICQEANVLFVADEIQTGFGRTGKTFACDWEEVVPDLYILGKALGGGIMPISAVAADREILSVFEPGSHGSTFGGNPLACAVAIAALDVLIEEDLPSRSRELGNYFLSELQKMEHPKIKKVRGKGLFIGVELQEKARPYCEALMQEGVLCKETHDNTIRFAPPLTITQQELDLALTKIRKVLATL from the coding sequence ATGTCACAAAATAAAGCTATTATTGATTTAACAGATCACTATGGTGCACGTAACTATCATCCACTCCCTATTGTAATAACTCGTGGAGAAGGGGTATGGGTAGAAGATGCAGATGGCAAACGCTATATGGATATGTTAAGTGCATATTCTGCGCTCAACCATGGTCATCGTCACCCTCGATTGATCCAAGCACTTAAAGAACAAGCAGATAAAATCACACTTACTTCCCGTGCTTTTCACAATGAACAACTGGGTACTTTCTATGAAAAAGTCTCTGCAATCACTGGTAAACAAATGGTCCTACCGATGAATACAGGAGCAGAAGCAGTAGAAACGGCGATTAAAGCTGTACGACGTTGGGCTTATGAGAAAAAAAGAATTCCAGAAAACCAAGCAGAGATCATCGTCTGTGAAGATAACTTTCATGGTCGAACAATAACTGCAGTCTCCCTCTCTTCCAATCCGGAGTATCAACGTGGCTTTGGACCGCTAACTCCAGGTTTTCGTGTGGTTCCCTATGGAGACCTAACTGCTCTTCGTGAAGCAATCAATCCACATACCGCTGCTTTCCTCTTGGAACCAATTCAAGGTGAAGCGGGAGTAATCATTCCACCAACGGGCTACCTTCGCGATGCCCACCAAATTTGCCAAGAAGCAAATGTCCTCTTTGTAGCAGATGAAATTCAAACAGGCTTTGGGAGAACAGGAAAGACCTTTGCATGTGATTGGGAGGAAGTCGTTCCGGACCTCTATATTCTCGGAAAAGCACTTGGTGGGGGAATTATGCCAATCTCCGCTGTGGCAGCCGATCGTGAGATTCTCAGTGTCTTTGAACCAGGCTCTCATGGCTCTACTTTTGGAGGCAATCCCCTTGCATGTGCGGTCGCGATCGCAGCATTAGATGTACTAATAGAAGAAGATCTACCTAGCCGTTCTCGCGAACTTGGAAACTATTTCTTGAGCGAATTACAAAAAATGGAGCATCCTAAAATCAAAAAAGTAAGAGGAAAAGGTCTGTTTATCGGAGTAGAACTACAAGAAAAAGCTCGCCCCTACTGTGAAGCATTGATGCAAGAAGGGGTACTCTGCAAAGAGACTCATGATAACACAATCCGTTTTGCTCCTCCACTAACCATTACACAACAAGAACTAGACCTAGCTCTTACCAAAATACGAAAAGTCTTAGCGACCTTATAG
- the dcd gene encoding dCTP deaminase has protein sequence MTIKSDRWIRQMASEYKMIEPFVDRNVGKGEAVSFGLSSFGYDLRVADEFKIFHNALNTIIDPKKIDSDSFMDFKGDVCIIPPNSFALARSVEYFRIPENVLAVCVGKSTYARCGIITNVTPFEPGWEGFVTLEISNTTPLPAKIYANEGLCQVLFLESDEACEVSYADKHGKYQQQTGITLPKV, from the coding sequence ATGACCATCAAATCAGATCGTTGGATTCGCCAAATGGCGAGTGAATATAAAATGATTGAGCCTTTTGTCGATCGTAATGTAGGCAAAGGGGAAGCAGTCAGTTTTGGATTGAGCAGTTTTGGCTATGATCTGCGTGTAGCAGACGAATTCAAGATCTTCCACAATGCATTAAATACGATCATTGATCCCAAAAAGATCGATTCTGATTCATTCATGGATTTTAAAGGGGACGTCTGCATCATCCCACCAAACTCTTTTGCTTTGGCACGTTCTGTGGAATATTTCCGTATTCCAGAGAATGTACTGGCAGTATGTGTAGGAAAATCGACCTATGCCCGTTGTGGGATTATCACCAATGTGACACCTTTTGAACCAGGCTGGGAAGGATTTGTTACGTTGGAGATCTCCAATACTACTCCATTACCTGCCAAAATCTACGCTAACGAAGGCCTCTGTCAAGTTCTTTTCTTAGAGAGCGATGAAGCTTGTGAAGTATCGTATGCTGATAAACATGGAAAGTATCAGCAACAAACGGGGATTACACTTCCAAAAGTGTAA
- the ribD gene encoding bifunctional diaminohydroxyphosphoribosylaminopyrimidine deaminase/5-amino-6-(5-phosphoribosylamino)uracil reductase RibD: protein MKIDEKWMDFAISLAKATIGQTSPNPSVGAVVIKDGEVIGVGSHLQAGTEHAEVHALRQAGDQARGATIYVTLEPCNHIGRTPPCTEMILASGIKRVVVGMKDPDPRVAGSGIKKLEAHGVEVLSGVRRQECFELNEAYFWHRYTGRPLVTLKMATTLDGKIATSTGDSRYVTGEKAREDVHLLRHQHDAILVGIGTALVDDPQLTTRLPLGGKNPIRIVLDSKLRLPISSRLADTSEAETWVFTTKQKDSEREQELQERGVQIITQEKEILDWDFVFSALGKKEILSVLVEGGSEIHASLLRKDQAHRIIQYIAPKYLGGRGSLSAIGGVNPTKMAEATWLHDLQVEKVGEDLKITGWRKRGTPECLQELSKNEEQ, encoded by the coding sequence ATGAAAATAGATGAGAAGTGGATGGATTTTGCTATATCACTTGCCAAAGCAACCATTGGTCAGACATCGCCCAATCCGAGCGTAGGAGCTGTTGTGATCAAAGATGGAGAAGTAATAGGTGTTGGGAGCCACTTGCAAGCTGGTACCGAACATGCCGAAGTACATGCTCTCCGTCAGGCTGGTGATCAAGCAAGAGGAGCAACCATTTATGTCACGTTAGAGCCTTGCAATCATATTGGCAGAACACCACCGTGCACGGAAATGATTCTTGCTTCTGGGATCAAGAGAGTGGTGGTCGGAATGAAAGATCCAGATCCACGAGTTGCGGGGTCAGGGATTAAAAAATTGGAAGCACATGGAGTAGAGGTTTTATCCGGTGTTCGGAGACAAGAGTGTTTTGAGCTAAATGAAGCATATTTTTGGCATCGATATACAGGTAGACCACTAGTCACCTTAAAGATGGCCACTACACTAGATGGCAAAATAGCCACATCAACAGGAGATAGTCGCTATGTTACTGGTGAAAAAGCAAGAGAAGATGTGCATTTGCTTCGCCATCAACATGATGCGATTCTCGTAGGGATTGGTACAGCCTTGGTTGATGATCCGCAGTTAACTACTCGTCTACCCTTGGGGGGGAAGAATCCAATTCGTATTGTCTTGGATTCAAAACTAAGGTTGCCAATCTCCAGTAGGTTAGCAGACACTTCGGAAGCAGAAACTTGGGTATTTACTACCAAGCAAAAAGATAGTGAACGGGAACAGGAATTACAAGAGCGTGGGGTACAAATCATTACACAGGAGAAAGAGATATTGGATTGGGACTTTGTATTCTCTGCTTTGGGAAAAAAAGAAATCCTTTCCGTTTTAGTAGAAGGTGGTAGTGAGATTCATGCCTCTTTGCTTCGAAAAGATCAAGCTCATCGAATTATCCAATACATTGCCCCCAAGTATTTGGGTGGGAGAGGGAGCCTCTCTGCCATTGGAGGAGTAAACCCAACCAAAATGGCAGAGGCTACTTGGTTACACGATCTTCAAGTTGAAAAAGTCGGAGAAGATCTAAAGATTACAGGATGGCGAAAGCGAGGAACACCGGAATGTTTACAGGAATTATCGAAGAACGAGGAACAGTGA
- a CDS encoding riboflavin synthase, which yields MFTGIIEERGTVKSIQREEEHLRLKIACKEVIEHAKVGDSISVNGVCLTVTSLVENTFTADVIPETFRRTQLGQLSVGSQVNLEGSLKFGGRVHGHLVQGHVDTVGKVVSKTPEGNAITFVILYEPKWGRYLIDKGSIAVNGISLTVFDVGSDRFSVSIIPHTLEMTNLETTNEGDVVNLEFDLTAKYLEKWSRLAEVTPIESEQD from the coding sequence ATGTTTACAGGAATTATCGAAGAACGAGGAACAGTGAAATCCATTCAGAGGGAAGAGGAGCATCTTCGATTGAAGATTGCCTGCAAAGAGGTAATCGAACATGCCAAAGTGGGAGATAGTATCTCGGTTAATGGAGTTTGTCTCACTGTTACTTCCCTGGTGGAAAATACTTTTACTGCAGATGTCATCCCAGAAACATTTCGTCGTACTCAGCTTGGTCAGTTGTCAGTTGGTAGCCAAGTCAATCTAGAGGGTTCCTTGAAATTTGGTGGTCGAGTACATGGCCATTTAGTCCAAGGGCACGTAGATACAGTAGGCAAAGTTGTTTCCAAAACTCCAGAGGGCAATGCGATCACATTTGTGATTTTGTATGAACCGAAATGGGGTCGCTACTTGATCGATAAAGGGTCGATCGCTGTCAATGGAATTAGTCTTACTGTGTTTGATGTAGGTTCTGATCGATTTAGCGTTTCGATCATCCCACATACCTTAGAGATGACCAATCTAGAAACGACAAATGAAGGAGATGTAGTCAATCTGGAGTTTGATCTGACTGCAAAATATCTAGAGAAATGGAGTCGATTAGCGGAGGTGACACCAATTGAGTCTGAACAAGATTGA
- a CDS encoding bifunctional 3,4-dihydroxy-2-butanone-4-phosphate synthase/GTP cyclohydrolase II produces MSLNKIEEALRDLQKGKLIIVVDDEDRENEGDLVGLADFVTPGMINFMVTHGRGLVCAPITTQLADRLQLAPMLEQNTDQMGTAFTVSIDADGTHTGISAGERAETIRRLTNPHASPSDFRRPGHIFPLIAKDGGVLERRGHTEAVVDLARIVGAKPIGIICEILNADGTMARLPQLEEIAQEHDLKIISIEQLVQYRKRNELWIDDSVRIQFPNVHGDFQMVGFRNHFDFQDHVALVKGEPDKVDAPLVRIHSECLTGDVFGSKRCDCGEQLHIAIDEIERVGTGVILYMRQEGRGIGLYQKLRAYELQEQGYDTVEANHQLGFGDDLRDYLLAAQMLESLGIKKIQLITNNPEKMRQLESYGIEVAEIIPVEVSPVQENQKYLQTKKEKMGHILSI; encoded by the coding sequence TTGAGTCTGAACAAGATTGAAGAAGCCCTTCGAGATTTACAAAAAGGGAAGCTAATCATTGTAGTAGATGATGAAGATCGCGAAAATGAAGGAGATTTGGTAGGACTAGCGGATTTTGTAACACCTGGGATGATCAATTTTATGGTGACTCATGGCAGAGGACTTGTCTGTGCACCAATTACCACCCAGTTAGCAGATCGACTACAGTTGGCTCCCATGCTAGAGCAAAATACGGATCAAATGGGAACTGCCTTTACTGTCTCTATTGATGCGGATGGGACTCATACTGGTATTTCAGCTGGGGAGAGAGCAGAAACGATTCGACGACTAACTAATCCACATGCCTCCCCAAGCGATTTTCGCCGCCCAGGTCATATCTTTCCGCTTATTGCAAAAGATGGTGGAGTGTTGGAACGACGTGGTCATACAGAAGCTGTCGTGGACTTGGCACGTATAGTAGGTGCAAAGCCGATCGGTATTATTTGTGAGATCCTAAATGCAGACGGTACAATGGCACGACTTCCCCAATTGGAAGAGATAGCACAGGAGCATGATTTGAAAATTATCTCTATTGAACAACTGGTGCAATATCGCAAACGCAACGAATTGTGGATTGACGATTCTGTTCGCATCCAATTTCCGAATGTCCATGGAGATTTTCAGATGGTAGGTTTTCGCAATCACTTTGATTTTCAGGATCATGTCGCATTAGTAAAAGGAGAACCCGATAAAGTAGATGCTCCACTTGTTCGGATTCATTCGGAATGTCTCACTGGAGATGTTTTTGGCAGTAAGCGTTGTGATTGTGGAGAACAGCTACATATTGCAATCGATGAAATCGAACGAGTTGGTACAGGGGTTATCTTGTATATGCGACAAGAGGGACGCGGGATCGGTTTGTACCAGAAGTTGAGAGCTTATGAATTACAAGAGCAAGGTTATGACACGGTAGAAGCAAATCATCAACTCGGTTTTGGTGATGATCTCCGGGATTATCTGCTCGCTGCACAGATGCTAGAGTCTCTCGGAATCAAAAAAATACAACTGATCACCAACAATCCAGAAAAAATGCGGCAACTCGAATCTTATGGAATAGAAGTGGCTGAAATTATTCCGGTCGAAGTGTCACCTGTTCAAGAAAACCAAAAGTATCTACAAACCAAAAAAGAAAAAATGGGACATATATTATCCATTTGA